A genomic window from Brevibacillus agri includes:
- a CDS encoding Hsp20/alpha crystallin family protein, with the protein MKNWQETMKQLQKASQSLAKLNLDKDHPWGALRQMNQIMDANFWENIAALSQKSPNQSPSTAAKVVPTIQKNRKKPATDRPLRVVQVEETEGYPPTDVFLAEQSVIVCCELPGFARDSLELSLVEQKVLEIKGLVKEPDYKGSCVQAERSYGSFHRKIELPAPVIAKGMRAQYQDGLLEIYLQRDADYRERKTTFKAKL; encoded by the coding sequence TTGAAAAATTGGCAGGAGACGATGAAGCAACTGCAAAAGGCATCGCAAAGCCTGGCAAAGCTGAACCTGGACAAAGACCATCCGTGGGGGGCCTTGCGCCAGATGAACCAGATCATGGATGCGAATTTTTGGGAAAACATTGCGGCGCTCAGCCAAAAATCGCCGAACCAGTCGCCGAGCACGGCCGCGAAAGTCGTGCCGACCATCCAAAAAAACCGGAAAAAGCCAGCAACGGATAGGCCGCTGCGGGTGGTGCAGGTCGAAGAAACCGAGGGCTACCCGCCGACGGATGTGTTCCTGGCGGAGCAGTCCGTGATCGTATGCTGCGAGCTGCCGGGCTTTGCGCGCGACAGCCTGGAGCTTTCGCTTGTCGAACAAAAAGTGCTCGAAATCAAAGGGCTGGTCAAGGAGCCGGACTACAAAGGCTCATGCGTGCAGGCGGAGAGAAGCTACGGTTCGTTTCACCGCAAGATCGAACTGCCTGCTCCGGTGATCGCCAAAGGGATGAGAGCCCAGTACCAGGATGGCTTGCTGGAAATTTATTTGCAGCGCGATGCCGATTACCGCGAACGAAAAACAACATTCAAGGCGAAGCTGTAG
- a CDS encoding LCP family protein: MQAKNEKQVAPVKTPRKRKKRGQRSKRMYLLLAACLFLCLLAVGAGYALNQVDKTLEDVTKNPYKLPDQPVVEQPYEEQKSISFVIVGLDTRANIGMLNTDVLVVAVANPVTKKVTMVSLPRDTRVQIPGEPGYHKINEVFSIGEGKKKLAESKGQPVTENGMTVLKKTLEHMLGVSVNHYVQLDFEGFTAVVDKLGGVKVDVDRDLVYELPKQGVYRSLKKGTQVLNGEQALGFVRHRIDRRGSAYNSSDFDRNRRQQQVIRAVADKMVSMDGITHLTEVMATVGKHIKTDLSKDQIKGLAMDFGSISSDNIVSLENGAIWSFPYSLWPKENMQAVRSTLQKELGVAEASDKLSDAAVAEIAKVEMKTETRPQTTKPSTSSQSEVAKPQPQKPSTPAPKPQPKPETPAEPTPVPGGEAGQDSESYPSDMPPPDILAPPAPAPDGGGSGQT, from the coding sequence GTGCAGGCCAAGAACGAAAAACAAGTGGCTCCTGTGAAGACGCCGCGGAAACGAAAAAAACGCGGACAGCGATCCAAGCGGATGTATCTGCTTCTGGCTGCGTGCCTGTTCCTCTGTTTGCTTGCGGTCGGGGCGGGGTATGCCTTGAACCAGGTGGACAAAACATTGGAGGACGTGACGAAAAACCCGTACAAGCTTCCCGATCAGCCAGTCGTGGAGCAGCCGTATGAGGAACAGAAATCCATTTCCTTTGTCATCGTCGGATTGGACACGCGCGCCAACATCGGGATGCTGAACACCGATGTGCTGGTCGTCGCTGTCGCTAACCCTGTCACGAAAAAGGTAACGATGGTGTCGCTGCCCCGTGACACGCGGGTCCAAATTCCTGGCGAGCCAGGCTATCACAAGATTAACGAAGTTTTTTCGATTGGCGAAGGGAAAAAGAAATTGGCGGAGAGCAAAGGACAGCCTGTCACGGAAAATGGCATGACGGTGCTGAAAAAGACGCTGGAGCACATGCTCGGTGTCTCGGTCAATCACTACGTCCAGCTCGACTTCGAAGGTTTTACCGCTGTGGTCGACAAGCTCGGCGGCGTCAAGGTAGACGTGGACCGCGACCTGGTGTACGAGCTGCCCAAGCAGGGCGTCTACCGCAGCTTGAAAAAAGGCACGCAAGTATTGAACGGCGAGCAGGCGCTTGGCTTCGTCAGACACCGGATCGACAGACGCGGCAGCGCCTACAACTCCAGCGACTTCGACCGCAACCGCCGCCAGCAGCAGGTCATTCGCGCTGTCGCGGACAAAATGGTTTCGATGGACGGAATTACCCACTTGACGGAGGTAATGGCGACCGTCGGCAAGCATATCAAAACCGATCTGTCCAAAGACCAGATCAAAGGGCTGGCCATGGACTTTGGCAGCATCTCTTCCGACAATATCGTCTCGTTGGAAAACGGCGCGATCTGGAGCTTTCCGTACTCTCTGTGGCCGAAGGAGAACATGCAGGCGGTCCGCAGCACGCTGCAGAAAGAGCTGGGAGTGGCAGAAGCCAGCGACAAGCTCAGCGATGCGGCGGTAGCGGAAATAGCCAAAGTCGAGATGAAAACAGAGACCAGACCGCAAACTACGAAGCCGTCGACCTCTTCGCAATCGGAAGTAGCGAAGCCGCAGCCGCAGAAGCCGTCGACTCCGGCGCCAAAACCGCAGCCGAAGCCAGAGACGCCAGCAGAGCCGACACCTGTGCCGGGTGGAGAAGCAGGCCAGGACAGCGAGTCGTATCCGAGCGACATGCCGCCGCCTGATATTCTCGCGCCGCCAGCTCCTGCGCCAGATGGCGGGGGCAGTGGGCAAACGTAA
- a CDS encoding spore germination protein has product MPSVVGAVNINSNSGTVNFGDTLNISPKTASKTFSGSGGGNTGNVVNTINGANATNTLDPSIVDQPLVGNI; this is encoded by the coding sequence GTGCCTTCCGTGGTCGGAGCGGTCAACATCAACAGCAACTCCGGGACTGTCAACTTCGGGGACACCTTGAACATCTCGCCCAAAACCGCATCCAAGACTTTCTCCGGTTCCGGTGGCGGCAATACGGGCAACGTCGTGAACACGATCAACGGCGCCAACGCAACCAATACGCTCGATCCGAGCATCGTCGATCAGCCGCTGGTTGGCAATATATGA